The Paenibacillus sp. FSL W8-0426 region TCTAATGACTGTTTTAGGGAAATGTTTTGCGGTATGGAGCTTATTTTTTTCGCAGCCAATATACGAGCTTGCGATAATACGTCGCCGCCTCCTTGTACCGCCGCAGCTCCTCGTTTACGACGGCCAACCCCTCATACAGCCGCTCGAGCCGCAGCGCATGCTGCACCGACTCAAAATACGGCAGGCAGGCCAGCGCTTTCGCAAGAAACGGCTCCCGTTCGCCGTGAGCAAGCGCCAGCTGGCTCTGATAAAACGTGGCAGCCATCTGTTGATCCTGCGTGATTGCGCATTTTTGCAGCCGGTCCACGCTATGGGCCAGCATGCCCCAGTTTTTGCGGGCCAGGGCTACCTCGCAGCGATATATCCAGAGCAGCGGCGCCATCGCCTGCCGGGTCTCCTCCGGTTCCCGTCCGAGCAGTGCTTCGAATCGGTCGATCTCGTCCTGGGCCTGATCCAGCTCGCCCGTCATCGTCAGCATGACGATCCGGTTGTTGGCGATCGCCGTCACGAGATCGCCCTGATTCGCCGCGTAGACGAGATTGGCTTCCGCCATCGACAGCGCCGAGAGCGCTTCTTGCGCGAGCCCCATTGCGAAACAATACCCGCTATATGCTACGTACAGTCCAGACAAGCGGTGAAACAGCCGCCGATCGTACACCTGCCGCATGGTCAGCTCAAACGTCTGTTTAGCCTCCTCATACTGCTTGACCTGAATATAAGCTTCCATTTTGATGTTCTGCACCGACAGCCAGAACTCGCTGCCAGGTGCCACAAGGTCGCCAAGGCGCGTAGCATGCGTCAATACGTCGGTAAAAGCATGCTTGGAGCGATAATACTGCACTTTGTAATATAAAAGCGCTTTGGACAGCGGGGCGGGAAGGTCCACGTCGTCGGGCCGTCCGTATTTCTCAAGGTAAAAGTTCAAATAGGATGTATGGATGTATTCATGGGCATCCGCATCGTTCAGTTGCTGATAATAGACCGCCTTCATCAGTGCGGTGGTCAGCTCCACGACTAGTGCGTCGTCCCTGTCGTCCAGCGCATGCACCGCTTCCTCTGCAAGCATCGATGCCGGAACCGACAACTGTTCAAAGACGGCTTCGGCCCGGGCCAGCGTGCCTTCATCCTGTGCCCCGGCTTGCAGTACATAGGACGGCGGAACGCCAAGCCGCACTGCAATGGCTTCCGCCAAATCTTCGGGCAGCGGGTAGCGCTGCGCAAGAATATTCGCGAAATGGGCCTGCGTCACCAGCCCTTCCACCAGATCTTTGCGCGAAATGCCTTTTCGTTTGCTTAGAAATTCAATCCGTTCTTTTAGCATGACAGCATTCCTTTCCAACCAACTCGGGGGTCGTCCCTCTAGTTGTTATCATCCCAAATTCGCAAACCGAATGCCAGCATTCGGGCAAAATCATTCCAAACGGTTTCCGTTTCGGGCCTAATTGTTTTACAATGGAAAAGTATGTACACATGAGCTGAACATGAAAGGATGCTAATCATGATCATTAAACCAAGAACGCGTGGTTTTATTTGCACAACTTCCCATCCGGTCGGCAGCGCCGCCCAAGTACGGGAGCAGATCGAATACGTGAAGTCCCAGCCGAAGCTGAACGGGCCGCGGAACGTGCTTGTCATCGGTGCCTCCACCGGCTACGGACTGGCTTCGCGCATCGTCGCCGCATTTGGCGCGGGAGCGAACACGATCGGCATCTATCGCCCGAGCACGTCCACCGACAAACGCACCGCTTCCGCAGGCTGGTATAATTCCGCTGCATTCGAGCGCGCGGCCGAAGAAGCCGGACTGAAATCGTACAGCCTTACAGGCGATGCATTCGCCAACGAAACAAGAGAACGCGCCGTTGAATTGATCCGCAGCGAGCTGGGCCAAGTCGACCTCGTCGTATACAGCGTCGCTTCGGCACGCCGTACCGATCCGAATACCGGCGAAGTATTCAACTCCGTGCTGAAACCGATTGGTCCGTCCTATACCAACAAAACCGTCAACTTCCATACAGGGGAAGTCAGTGAGGTAACACTGGAATCTGCGACGGAAGAAGACATTCGCCAAACGGTAAAAGTCATGGGCGGCGAAGACTGGCAGCTGTGGATCGATGCCTTGCAGGAAGGCGGCGTGCTTGCCGACAACGCAACCACCATCGCGTTCTCTTATATCGGTCCGGAACTGACGCATGCTATTTACCGCGAAGGAACGATTGGCCAAGCGAAGGATCATCTCGAAGCGACGGCACGCCAATTGAACGAACGTCTTGGCGCAACCGGAGGCCGGGCGTACGTGACTGTGGCCAAAGCGCTTGTGACCCAATCCAGTTCCGCCATTCCGGTGGTGCCGCTTTACATTTCCGCGCTCTATAAAGTGATGAAAGAAAAAGGACTGCATGAAGGCTGTATCGAGCAGCTGCAGCGTCTGTTCGCAGACCGTTTGTATGCAGGCGGCGAAGTGCCAACCGATGCGGAAGGACGTATTCGCATCGACGATTGGGAGATGCGCGAGGACGTTCAGCAAGAGGTTGCCGACATCTGGAACCGCATCACGACCGACAACATCTATGAGCTGTCCGATCTGGAAGGGTACCGTAAAGAGTTTTTCCAACTGTTCGGCTTCGAAACCGAAGGCGTCGATTACGATGCAGACGTTGATCCAAACGTCGAAGTGCTGCATCAGCGCTAAGCCGACATCCTTAAATGACAAAGAGACAGTCCAGCACCAATGTATGGCGTGTGGACTGTCTTTTTGTCATTTTGCTCGGGCATAATCCTTATATACCCGGCCGCACTATGCGATTCATTTTAGGGGCCCATCTCACGTTTCAAAGCGTTTTGAGCTTGCGAAACAACCTGCTCAATCCCTTCGGGTCCGTCTTGCGGACCGTGATGGAACGTGCACCGTGCATGCCGGCGAACAGCGCCAGCCCTTCCTTGAAATCATCCAGCCACTCGTCTGCCGCGGGCGCGCCTGCTTCAATATGGAGCAGCTGAATCGCAAGCTCGCCCGTTTTCCGGTCCAATCGAGGGTCCATGCGCCCAATCAGCCGATCGCCATGAAGAATGGGCATGGCATAATATCCGTACGTCCGTTTCGACTCGGGCGTATAAATTTCCCATTTGTAATGAAAATCAAACAGATCGACGATGCGCTCTCTTCTCCACAACAAATTGTCCAGCGGCGGCAAAAAACGGACCGGACCGACCGGTTCATAGTGCGCTTCCTCCCGCTGCATCTCGCGCAGCAACGGTTCGTCCTCGGCTCGAATATAATACGGCGCGGCGACTTCCTCCACCTGCAGCGGGATCAATCTCCCGTCCCGCACCCTGGCAGCAAGTTCGGACCGACGCTCGGCCGCCGTTCGCGGAAACCAGCCGAGCCGAGGGTCTCGTCCATCGATGACGCGATAAGCATGCGCATACTTGTCCATCAGCGCCTGCTTTTGCTTTTCCGCATCCCATGTTTCGCCGAACTGCAATCCTTGCTGTTCCAGATGCGCCTCCGTAATCGCAAAATAACGTTCGGTTCCTTGTCTGGCTACAACGCGAATCGCGGCGGAATCCCGCAGCAGGTTAATCGCCAATGACGTATCTTTGGTTTTGAGCATATCAGGGCTGTCCCAATATCCGCTTACCCGCCGGGTCGCCTGAAAGGCCTTCGAAGGCAGCGGTCCTTCATCTCTCAATCGCTGCAGCACGTGGTCTGCCGCTTGGCGAACGTTTTCCAGCGAAGGAGCCAGCCGCTCCCGGTATCTGGCCCGAATCGGCTCATAGGTCGAATAGTCTTCCATCGGAATAACGCAGGCGGCATTGGCAAAATATTCGAATACTTGATGTTCCTTCAACAGCCCATGCAAAATGCCAGGCGTATAACCTGCGTCACGCGCCCCCAGCACCAAATGCTGATTTCCGGTGACGGCTGCGACAGGGTCGATTTGCACGCAGCCGAGGGAACGGATCAGGTTCATAATTTCATCCGGTTGGGACTGTCGGGATGGGGTTGGCCATGGTCCCAATAAAGACTGGGTGTGGAGCAGGAGACGCCGAACCGCAGCTTTGCTTGTATGCAGCACAGTTGTCATGGGTAAAATTCGTCCTTTCCGTACTGAATATAATTCCGGCTTAGATCACTGCCGCTTTCTATCGACATTATCATACCATTCCGATCATTTGTATCCAATTCAAGGGAGATTTTCCGGAAAGCAGCGACGGCGATCAGGCAACGGATTCGGACATTTGAATATTTCTATGTAAAGGTAAGCCTCTTGGTATATAAAAAGAAGCGCCACCATCCTGGATGATCCGCTTCTTATGTTTGACTTTATTCCGTTTTTCCTGTTTGCTCGGCATCACTCTGACATGTTGGGACAAGGCTCCGTAATCCCCATTGACTCTCCGACTTTGTTCCGGACACCAGGTTCCCGTCCGCTGTGCTTTGCGCAGTGCTTTTTGCGTTTGCGTACGCGCCATCGGTACAACACTCCCTTTGAATTGGTATGCACCAAATATACCATGTGCTGCCTTGCAAGTGAAGGTGTCATCGCCCTGCTGCTTCGAGGAAAACCCTGGACCGCAAATGAATGCCCACGGCAAGCATCACCGTTGACGAACCGTCCTTTTCCTGCGGGATTGCCACGTTTCGATCGGGACGTCGTCGTCGTCTTCAATAAGTTCCATGGCCTCATCGATCCGCCTTGATTTGAACAAAACAATCAATTCATCCAAATCCTCCCGATCCAGCAGCTTCACCCCGTTGACCGCAGCCAATGTGCGGCAAGCCTCGGTATAACGCGCTGACGTCAGCACGATCGACCGATCCGCCTCGTAATAGCGCATGGACGCATAGATTTCCTGCACGGCGCTAAGACCCACCGGATGGTTGGCACCGTACCGCTTGGCCTGGACCACGCTGCGACGGCCTTGCCTGTCCACAAATACCAGATCTGCGCCGAAATCCCGGCTGCTCGTCGTTTTATGCACTTCTCCGTAGCCCATCTGTTGGAACAGATGGAACAGGTACAGCTCGAATTCGGAACCATCCTCCATTTTATCGATATCGCGCATCGTGATCTTCCGCGGGTTGGCTTCCCGCCGTATGCGCCGTCCCCGTTGCATTCGCCGACGTATGACCCATGCCAGCAGAAGCAAAAAAACGATGCAGCCTACCAGCAGCATACTTGCCTGATCGTTCCCATTCATCAGATTTTCTCCTTGTCCGTTTCAGCCCGGCTGCAGTTCAACCACGCCTTCTCATCCGATTAATATATCAAACTTTCGTCCTGGCAGAAAGAAAATGAATGCCTTGTAACCACGAAAAACGACGATAATTCTCCAAACAACGACAATTTATTCCCGTTTCTCTACAAAAGGTTACAATCATCCCGTTGAACTCATGCAACTCGAAATGGTAGAATTCAACAGTTACATGTATTTCGATAACTGAAAGGTGGTCTATCTCTTGCATCATTCCCACAAAAGAAACACCAAAGCTTTGACGGCCTTGCTGCTCGGCAGCGCCCTGTTCTTCGGCATTACCGGAGCCGGTTCCGCTGAAGCGTTAACGAAGCCTTCGTGGACGTCCCCTTCCGTGGTGTTGTCCGAAGCCAACACGGAAGAACAGGTTTCGATCAAGGAGCTTCATGCAGTTCCCTCCAAAAATCTCGTTTATGTGCATACGTCTCAGCCCGTGACCAAAACGAGCAGCAATACAACCCTGGATTGGCAGCTGGACTCTCTTCAAGCCTATGATGCCACGAGCGGCCAGCTGAAATGGAGCACCATTTTTCATGAAAAAAGCGGGCCTTACACGATCTCGTCCAAATCCCTGTACAGCAGCACCGGCACGGCATACGTCTACATGGCATACTCCGATGGAACCAAGAAAGTGTATTCGTATAATACATCCGGCAAAACCAATTGGGTGAAGAACGTTCAGGCTCCTTCCGAGATCTACCTGCTTGACAACGACACGCTCCTGGTCAGCTCAAGCCAAGGCGTTCAAACGAACGGGACCGTTCGCTCCACCCTCTCCCTGTATGATCGAAAAGGGACGTTGACCGGCAGCAAAACGATCAACGGTGCAGTGCTGCAAGCAGGCAACCATCGCGTCGTCGTAGATGCCAGCAAACAAACCAAAGTCGGCGGTTATTGGCAGCGTGCAGCGAATCCGAAGGTCGAAATTTATGATCAAACGCTGAATCGCCTGTCCTTCTACCAGTTCCCGAGCAATGCCAACACGATTGGAGACGGCGGAGGCGAATCCCTTGCCGTACTCGAGGACGGCTCTGTCATTATGCGTGCCAATTTCGCCAATACGGGCAACAAGCTGATGGGCTTCGGAAGCGACGGCAAATTGGCATGGGGACGCAGCATTGCTGGCAACGCCTACATCCAAACGTCTGGAAAGGGTTATACCCTGCTGACCGGACAGAAGCTGGAGCTTTACACAATGAAAGGTAAAGTTACGGAACGTATTTTCAAAGATGAGCAGCCTGTTCTAATGCAGATGGTTCGCACACAGGATGGCATGTACCGACTTGATTTCGCCAAAACGGGATATATCCTCGATCCGGAAACGCTGAAAACCGTGCACACCTATACAAGCTCTACATCGCCGTTGTTCGAAAATGCAGCAACGTACATCGATAACGTGTTTTATGCGATCCGTCAGGATGCGCTGAACAAATACGTGATCACGTCCGCTTCGTCGGGCAAATAAACTTTAGAGCGCTGTTTTCCTTCTAAATAAACCGTAGAAAACATCCACACGTTAACGGAGATGGTACTGCGCTCGCAGTGGCCTAGTGGGATTTATTATTGCGGTTTATATTATAAAAGGGGACGGCGCTCTTTCATTTGCAACTTTCCTTTTTGGCAGTTCTTCGGAACATTTGTTATAATGGACAAGGTCGAATCGCTTGACTTATGCGTTAGACTGAGGCGTTGTATTGACGCCATCTTCATTGAAACTCACTTCCGCACAAGTAAGGAGCGCAGCGATCCCATGATTATTCAATTCATTCGATATCGATAACTAGGGGCATAACCTTGAACCTCGCTTTTTTTTGAATGATTGCGAAGGTTTATTTGTTATGCCCTTTTCTTCAGTTATCAAATCTGAATGAATGGGGTGCTCGTCCATATGTCCATCCAACGAAGAGAACGCAGCGCAGCCTTGCTGCGTCCACATATCCACATGCTTCATTGTCCTTTATGCCATCATGAACTGGCTGCGGTTAATGCCGACTCCGTGCTATGCACCGCAAACCATACCTTTGACTACGCCAGACAAGGGTATATCAATGTTCTGACCCGCCCGTTCAACGGCCGGTATGACAAAAGACTCTTCACCGCAAAAAGGGAAGTATGGTCCCGCACGGGTCTCTATGCTCCTTTGGTTGCCGTGCTTCGGGAGCAGCTTACGGAACACGCTCTCCGGCAGCGCGAGCCCATCCATGTTCTGGATGCCGGCGCAGGCGAAGGATCGCTTCTTCAACAGGTGACTCAACATCTGCCCGCCGTAGGCTGGGGTATGGATATCGCGAAAGAAGGCATCGCCATGGCCTCTTCGTCCTACGACGGCCAAATCTGGATGGTGGGGGACCTGGCCTGCAGTCCGTTTGCGGACCAACGGCTGGATGCTGTAATCAACATTCTGTCCCCTTCCAATTACGAGGAATTCATGCGAATCCTTCAACCGGGCGGCAGGCTCATCAAAGTTGTGCCGCGAAAGCTTTATCTAACGGAATTAAGGGAACGGCTGCATTCGGGCCGCACAGAGCGAAGCAATCCAGAACATCTGTCGCTTGAGCGCTTCAAAAAGCATTTTAAGCTCACAAGCCGAATTCCACTTACGTATACGCTTCAAGTAGACGAAGCCGTACGCGCTGCGCTCGTGCACATGACTCCGCTATCATGGCATAGCTCGGATGACCAGCTGCAGCAAGCAAGCCACGCCCTCTCGCAGATCACCATTGATGTAGAGATCTGGACAGGAGCAAAATAAACAAAAGCCGGGAGCGCTCCAGCAGGAGCCTCCCGGCTTTTGTTGCTTCACGATCAAGGCGTCGGCCTAGGATCGCTCCCCTTACTTCCAGTTGCGTTCTATGAATTCATCCCGTCCGGACATGGCCCGATCTTCCTTGTAATGTTTCTCGTTTTTTTTGTGATAATCCTGATGGTAGTCCTCCGCCGGATAAAATACGGACGCGTCGCGAATCTCGGTCACGATCGGTTGGCTGAAGCGTCCGCTTGCCGCAAGCTCCCGCTTCGAGCGTTCTGCCGATTCGCGCTGTCGCTCGTTATGCACAAAAATGGCTGTGCGATACTGGGAACCCCGATCCTGGAATTGTCCGCCATCATCGGTCGGATCAATTTGCGGCCAGTACAATTCCAATAACCGCTCATACGGGAACACCTCCGGATCAAACGTAATTTCCACAACCTCCAAATGTCCGGTTTCCCCTGTTTTGACCTGCTCATATGTCGGATGATCGACGTGACCGCCGGTATAGCCTGATATGATGCCATGAATGCCCGGCTGTTCTTCAAACGGCGTCACCATGCACCAGAAGCACCCGCCGGCAAATGTCGCCTTTTCCATGCTGTTCATCTCCCCTATTTCCATAACACACTTGATTTTCGTAAATATAAGTTTCGCCATCCCGGGCCAAAAATACAGGATTGGCCTCAATCTAACGATAACAGACTTCTCCCCGGTCTGCCAGCGTCACACAACAAAAGAAGGTTAAACGCGGCCGCTTGAAGCGGCCTCGCTTAACCTTCTTCATTCCGAGTCAATCGTCATGCAAGTGCATGCTCTTCAAGCCCGGACTCAACATTCTAACGACAGATTATCCCCGACTGCGGCCCATGGAGCGGAAAATCAGGCTCACGATCGCCACCAGCACAATGGCCCCGATCAATGCCGGAACAATGTAAAATCCGCCCATCTCAGGACCCATGTCCCCGAGAATGACTCCACCGAGCCAGCCGCCGATAAACCCGGCTACAATGTTTCCGATGACGCCGCCAGGAATGTCACGGCCTACGATCAAACCTGCCAACCATCCAATGATACCACCTACGATTAATGACCATAACCAACCCATGTCATTCACCTCAATTACAAGTTATTGTTGTGTCTGTCTACTATTAACCGTTGAGCCGAATTTTAAACACCCCCACCCCAAAAGATGGTCAGCGTTCTGCCGGATTCATGTAAACAGCATTAGTATAACCTGGATAGGCAAATTTGTTGCATCATGGCCCGTTCCCGCTTTGAAACTTAGAAAAAGCCTACCCGACCCTGGCCCGGCTGCTCCATCCAGTTGTGCTTATGGCTCTTGTCCAGTTCGCCGCGCATACCCTGAATGAGCTTTCCGATGTCCACCTGTCCATGCTGATGCCATTCCAGCGCGGCGCTGACGTACAGTTCCCCGAGTTGGGCCAGCGAAAATGTTTCGGTACGTCTCGCCGCTTCCACCGTGCCCTCCTCGTCCGCAAAGGCGTCGAATCCGCGCTGCCGCAAGTATTGCAGCCGCAGCGCTTCGTCGGGCATTGGAATTTCGTAAGCCCTGTCGAACCGACCAGCACGGTTCATGAGGCCCGGATCTATTTTTTCAGGATAATTCGTCGTTCCGATCAGAAAGATACCTTCCTTCGACGTGGCCCCGTCCAACGTGTTCAGGAAGAACGAGCGCACCTCGGCAGGCATCGAATCGATGTCTTCGATGATCAGTACCATCGGCGCGAGCCGCTTGGCGGCATCGAATACTTCGCGCACGGACTCGCTGGTCGTGTATTCCGTAATCTGCCAGTACGCTGCCGGGCCTGGAATGCTGGCCGCAATCGATTTGACCAGGGTTGTTTTCCCATTCCCGGGATGGCCATAGAGCAAGATGCCCCGTTTGTACGGAATGTCATATTTGCGGTAAAAGGTGCGGTCCGCCTCGAAGAACTGGTCCAGCGAGCGGAAAATTTCCTGTTTGATCTCCTCGGACAATACAACCTCCTCCCGCGTTACGGAACGCGTAATGGACTCGGTCTGCCGATGGATGCCGCTTCGGGCATCGGTGTACACGGTCACCTTCTTCATGTTTTGCTGGCGCTCGCGCTCACGTACGCTGCCTAGAAATTGCTTCAGATGTTCTTCGCCCGCCGCAAACACAAAGTCTTCATTGTAAATGCCGTTGCTGCGGAAAAAAGGGATTCGCACAAGCGCAACGCCCCATTTCGGATAAGCGAACACATTATTGCGAATGGAATACTGCACCCCATAAGACGGCTCGTCCCCATCATCATCGTCGTAATGGAGCGTCCGCAATTCCAAATCCTCGAAAATCCGGGCGACCAGCTCCACATCCGGGCTTTCGGAACGCAAATCTTCGTCAAGCAAGCTCCAATACTCGCTGTTCGGGTCATCGCTGGCATATAACTCGTAACGAATTCCGTATCGCTTGTACAATGCGGCAATGATGCCGCGGATCAGGCGAGCGTAAGTAGCATAACCTTCAATGCGGCCATCATGCTTTTCGTCAAAGGCATAGATGGATGAGATGGTGGTGTTGTCTTCACTTGGCTTCAAGTTCTGTATCGTCATTTATTTGGCTCCCTTCACGGCCGCAAGCGGTTTGCACTTTGCCACGACCTGTGCCAGCCCTGCGCCGGTCACACTTTCAATAATTTCGTCCACATTTTTGTATGCTTGCGGGGATTCGTCGATGATGGATTCCAGCGAACGCTGGTTCACCACAATTTCATGCTCGGTCCCCACGCCCAGCGCCGACTCGAAATCCTGGACGGTCACGAGCCGCTTCGTTGCCGAACGCGACCGCACGCGGCCTGCCCCATGGCAAATGGAATAATAGTTGTCCGCACCCTGCGGCTGGCCCACCATAATATACGAGGCGGTCCCCATCGAACCCGGAATCAGTGCGGGGTGGCCTGTGGCCAGATAAGGTTTTGGATTATCGGGATGGCCTGCCGGCAATGCCCGCGTCGCTCCTTTGCGATGCACGAATACACTGCCCGCATCCTCATGTTTTTCTTCCCACGCATAGTTATGCATCAGATCGTACAACGTGCGAAACTCGCATTTTGGGCCAAACACTTCGCGAAACGCTTCCCGGATGGAGAACGCAATCAGATGGCGGTTCACCACCGCATAATTGAGCGCGGAATACATCATGTTCACGTAATGCTTGCCCTCTGCATGTTCGAGCGGCGCAAAGACCAGCTTGGGGTCAGACGTCCCGAGCCCGTTCCGGTGCATGACTTTGGCGATGGCCGATGAACTCGTCTGGCTCACATATCCGCCCCAAGCGCGGGATCCCGAATGGATCATTACTACAATTTGGCCGTCTTTCAACCCCCATGCTTCAGCAATGTCGCGGTTTTCTTCAGCAATCTCAATCGCCTGAATTTCGGCAAAATGATTTCCTCCGCCGAGCGTGCCAAGCTGACGATGCGACCGATGCCAGGTCATATCGGGCACAAGGTTCAATACCTCCTCGTCGAAAGCAAACTTGCTGCTTTCCACATGGGTTAGGGAGGTCGATTTTTTGGGCGTATAGCTGTCCGGAATGTATTTTTTCGGCAAACCGTGAAGCCCTTTGCGTACGATGTGTTCCAAACGAAGATCGGAGTAATGCCCGCGCTGGTTCGCTTCCATCGGCAATACCTTCTCAATGGCCTTGACCAACTTCCGGCGCAGTTTCACGTCTTTCAAGTCGTCCTTGTGCAAATTGGTCATATGCACCCGCATGCCGCAGCCAATGTCACTTCCCACGATGCTGGGAGAGACGTATCCGTCCTGCGCATCCCATACTGCTGTGGTGCCAATACACGTTCCTACGCCAACATGCACGTCAGGCGTGTAGCTCATGTACGAAATGCCGGGAATTTGCAAATTGTTGTTGGCCATCTCGAACACCTTATAGTCCAGCGATGAAAAAAGCTGTTGTGCCGCATATACCGTCAGATTGCCTGCAGGCAGGTTTACCTCATGCCGGTAAGCTTTCATCGTATGGTCCGAAGATAACATATTCATATTCGTTTTATTCGTATTATTCATAAACGTTGTACAAACCCTTTCCGTTGTTTCAACATGCAGCTTCATTGGATATCCGCAGTCATGTTAAAACCTTTTGATCATGATTTTCATGTAAATCGTTCATATTGCCCGTTAACGTCCATTGGATTAAAAACACAAAAAAACCATGGACAAATTGCCCATGGCTTCTTGAAGTACATTGATGAATGACAAGGACGGCATTTCGCATGCCGCAGTCAATGATTCATCATGATATAGGTTATGTGAGGCACACCGAAACGGCCAGGAAATAACGATCCCTGATTCCAAACGATATGCCGCCATTCCTATGTCGCCCGTAAGAGGCCAAAGAGACAATGAGCAGGATATGAAATTGTAAACGTGCTGCGTTGTGTCTGGGTGAAATCATAACCCACCATCATGTCCTTCAGCCTCCCTTCATGAATTGTTATAAACCATATTAAGCTGGTGCCTTTCAGATTGTCAACCCTTTTCTTGGAAAAAGAAAAACAGGAGTTCTTCCGAACTCCTGCCTCATGCCGATTGGAACTCGTGCATGTCATGCTGCGGCTAACATTTTGCGTCACAAGCCCGCTTGTTTTTCGACCTCGCCGACCGGGTTCTCGTCTTCCTTCTCCGGAACTTTGGAAGACATGAACCAACCGAACAAAGCGATGGCGATCAACACGACATAAAACCCGAATTTCCAGATTTTATTTTCCGGAAAATGTTCATCCAACACGCCGAGAGACGGATGAGCCAACGTAATTACGGCCAGCTTGACCCCTACCCAGCCAACGATGACAAACGCGGCCACTTCCAGTCCGGGACGGGAATGAAGCAATTTGACAAAGAACGAAGCAGCAAAACGCATAATGACAAGACCAATAAACCCGCCAAGGAAGATCACGATGAACTGGCCTCCATCCAACCCCCCGATATTGGGCAGCCCGCTTGGAGGCAAGGCTACGGCCAGCGCGACAGCCGCCAGGATGGAATCAACGGCAAAAGCGATATCCGCGACCTCGACCTTAAACACGGTCATCCAGAAACCGGATTGTTTTTTGGGCTTTTTAGGAGCTTCTTCTGCCGCTTCATCGGTTTTATTGCGGCCGCTCATTATTTTTTTCACGATATGGTTAATAGAAATGTACAGCAGATACAATGCACCGATGGCCTGAACCTGCCACACGTCAACGAGGAACGAAATCAGGAACAATGAGCCCAGACGGAAAATGAAGGCGCCGAGCAAACCGTAAAACAACGCTTTTTTGCGCTTTTCCTCAGGCAAATGCTTAACCATGATTGCCAGGACCAAGGCATTATCCGCTGCCAGAAGTCCTTCCAATACAACGAGTACAATTAATACCCAACCATACTCCAACAATAATGACAAATCCAAAATGACTCCTCCTTAGGTTCTATAGGATGTACAAAAAAAAGGACCTTTACCATCGCTGGCAAAGATCCTTTTTTTGACATATAAAAAGACCTTTACCCAGCATAACAACTTGGTAAAGGTCTCGCTAACAACAAACGCTGCCAATAAAGCCGGGGATGAAATCCCGAATTGACGACTTTATTGTAAAAGCTACTCCCCTTTAACGAAGGATATGTAGTTTTCAAAGTTGAATCATTTCAATGTTTCATATAACCTGCTTTAATCATATTCATTACGACATTTGAAGTCAAGCTTTATTTGGGCAGGCCCCACGTTTTTTTTGAGAGAACGGTGAACGCGTGGAATCGGCCTCTCATTTTATTACGTACTGCG contains the following coding sequences:
- a CDS encoding XRE family transcriptional regulator encodes the protein MLKERIEFLSKRKGISRKDLVEGLVTQAHFANILAQRYPLPEDLAEAIAVRLGVPPSYVLQAGAQDEGTLARAEAVFEQLSVPASMLAEEAVHALDDRDDALVVELTTALMKAVYYQQLNDADAHEYIHTSYLNFYLEKYGRPDDVDLPAPLSKALLYYKVQYYRSKHAFTDVLTHATRLGDLVAPGSEFWLSVQNIKMEAYIQVKQYEEAKQTFELTMRQVYDRRLFHRLSGLYVAYSGYCFAMGLAQEALSALSMAEANLVYAANQGDLVTAIANNRIVMLTMTGELDQAQDEIDRFEALLGREPEETRQAMAPLLWIYRCEVALARKNWGMLAHSVDRLQKCAITQDQQMAATFYQSQLALAHGEREPFLAKALACLPYFESVQHALRLERLYEGLAVVNEELRRYKEAATYYRKLVYWLRKK
- the fabV gene encoding enoyl-ACP reductase FabV, whose product is MIIKPRTRGFICTTSHPVGSAAQVREQIEYVKSQPKLNGPRNVLVIGASTGYGLASRIVAAFGAGANTIGIYRPSTSTDKRTASAGWYNSAAFERAAEEAGLKSYSLTGDAFANETRERAVELIRSELGQVDLVVYSVASARRTDPNTGEVFNSVLKPIGPSYTNKTVNFHTGEVSEVTLESATEEDIRQTVKVMGGEDWQLWIDALQEGGVLADNATTIAFSYIGPELTHAIYREGTIGQAKDHLEATARQLNERLGATGGRAYVTVAKALVTQSSSAIPVVPLYISALYKVMKEKGLHEGCIEQLQRLFADRLYAGGEVPTDAEGRIRIDDWEMREDVQQEVADIWNRITTDNIYELSDLEGYRKEFFQLFGFETEGVDYDADVDPNVEVLHQR
- a CDS encoding crosslink repair DNA glycosylase YcaQ family protein, which encodes MTTVLHTSKAAVRRLLLHTQSLLGPWPTPSRQSQPDEIMNLIRSLGCVQIDPVAAVTGNQHLVLGARDAGYTPGILHGLLKEHQVFEYFANAACVIPMEDYSTYEPIRARYRERLAPSLENVRQAADHVLQRLRDEGPLPSKAFQATRRVSGYWDSPDMLKTKDTSLAINLLRDSAAIRVVARQGTERYFAITEAHLEQQGLQFGETWDAEKQKQALMDKYAHAYRVIDGRDPRLGWFPRTAAERRSELAARVRDGRLIPLQVEEVAAPYYIRAEDEPLLREMQREEAHYEPVGPVRFLPPLDNLLWRRERIVDLFDFHYKWEIYTPESKRTYGYYAMPILHGDRLIGRMDPRLDRKTGELAIQLLHIEAGAPAADEWLDDFKEGLALFAGMHGARSITVRKTDPKGLSRLFRKLKTL
- a CDS encoding restriction endonuclease; the encoded protein is MNGNDQASMLLVGCIVFLLLLAWVIRRRMQRGRRIRREANPRKITMRDIDKMEDGSEFELYLFHLFQQMGYGEVHKTTSSRDFGADLVFVDRQGRRSVVQAKRYGANHPVGLSAVQEIYASMRYYEADRSIVLTSARYTEACRTLAAVNGVKLLDREDLDELIVLFKSRRIDEAMELIEDDDDVPIETWQSRRKRTVRQR
- a CDS encoding putative RNA methyltransferase — translated: MSIQRRERSAALLRPHIHMLHCPLCHHELAAVNADSVLCTANHTFDYARQGYINVLTRPFNGRYDKRLFTAKREVWSRTGLYAPLVAVLREQLTEHALRQREPIHVLDAGAGEGSLLQQVTQHLPAVGWGMDIAKEGIAMASSSYDGQIWMVGDLACSPFADQRLDAVINILSPSNYEEFMRILQPGGRLIKVVPRKLYLTELRERLHSGRTERSNPEHLSLERFKKHFKLTSRIPLTYTLQVDEAVRAALVHMTPLSWHSSDDQLQQASHALSQITIDVEIWTGAK
- the msrA gene encoding peptide-methionine (S)-S-oxide reductase MsrA — its product is MEKATFAGGCFWCMVTPFEEQPGIHGIISGYTGGHVDHPTYEQVKTGETGHLEVVEITFDPEVFPYERLLELYWPQIDPTDDGGQFQDRGSQYRTAIFVHNERQRESAERSKRELAASGRFSQPIVTEIRDASVFYPAEDYHQDYHKKNEKHYKEDRAMSGRDEFIERNWK